Proteins found in one Solitalea lacus genomic segment:
- a CDS encoding NAD(P)/FAD-dependent oxidoreductase: MSVDIPQTNFPRVVIIGGGFGGIQVAKKLKNKEVQVIMIDRHNYHTFQPLLYQVATGGLEPDSIAHPLRKIFKNQKNFVFRVAEALKVEAEQNVLVTNIGNIQYDYLVIATGSDSNYFGSKELESHTMPMKTIPEALDMRSMVLQNLESALLTDSLNEQEAYMNFVVIGGGPTGVETAGALAELKNHVLPHDYPELDIRRMQINLIEGGDRLLGAMSEQASAKSEKFLKQMGVSVRTKERVLGYDGNVIKLSSGKELNSKIVIWSAGVKGVTLPGINNNVIVPGNRFKVNTFNQIEGYDNIFAIGDVAAMITDDYPKGHPGVAPAAIQQGQLLAKNLVQKINDIPMEPFNYFDKGSMATVGRNRAVVDMGFVRFQGTFAWFVWMFVHLMTLVGFRNRVVVFVNWVWSYFSYDRGTRLIIRRFEREADKKLDPVEV; the protein is encoded by the coding sequence ATGTCAGTTGATATTCCCCAAACAAACTTTCCCAGAGTAGTCATAATCGGTGGTGGATTTGGCGGCATACAAGTTGCTAAAAAACTAAAAAACAAAGAGGTGCAGGTAATAATGATTGATCGTCATAATTATCATACTTTTCAACCTCTATTATATCAGGTAGCAACCGGAGGTTTAGAGCCCGATTCCATTGCCCATCCTTTAAGGAAGATTTTCAAAAACCAAAAGAACTTTGTATTTCGTGTTGCCGAGGCGCTAAAAGTTGAAGCAGAACAAAATGTATTAGTTACCAATATTGGAAATATCCAATATGATTATTTGGTTATTGCAACTGGTTCAGACTCAAATTATTTTGGCAGCAAAGAATTGGAGTCTCATACTATGCCTATGAAAACCATACCTGAAGCATTGGACATGCGAAGTATGGTATTGCAGAATTTAGAGAGTGCCCTGCTTACTGATAGCCTTAATGAGCAGGAAGCCTATATGAATTTTGTAGTGATCGGCGGCGGACCAACCGGAGTCGAAACAGCCGGAGCACTTGCCGAACTTAAAAACCATGTACTTCCGCATGATTATCCTGAATTGGACATTCGTCGTATGCAAATCAATTTGATTGAGGGCGGAGATCGTTTATTAGGAGCAATGTCGGAACAAGCTTCAGCTAAATCAGAAAAGTTCCTAAAGCAAATGGGAGTTAGCGTACGAACTAAAGAGCGAGTATTGGGATATGATGGAAATGTAATAAAACTTTCGAGTGGTAAAGAACTGAACAGTAAAATAGTTATTTGGTCGGCTGGAGTTAAAGGAGTCACCCTTCCCGGTATTAATAATAACGTAATTGTACCCGGAAATCGCTTTAAAGTAAACACCTTTAATCAGATTGAGGGTTATGATAACATCTTTGCCATTGGCGATGTGGCTGCAATGATTACAGATGATTACCCTAAAGGGCACCCTGGTGTTGCTCCTGCAGCGATACAACAGGGACAATTGTTGGCAAAAAACTTGGTTCAAAAAATAAATGATATCCCGATGGAACCTTTCAACTATTTTGACAAGGGATCAATGGCTACTGTTGGACGCAATCGAGCTGTAGTTGATATGGGATTTGTTCGCTTTCAGGGGACTTTTGCCTGGTTTGTTTGGATGTTTGTACATTTAATGACCTTAGTAGGTTTCAGAAACCGTGTGGTAGTATTTGTTAATTGGGTTTGGAGCTATTTCAGTTATGACCGTGGCACTCGCTTAATTATCCGTCGTTTTGAAAGGGAAGCAGATAAAAAATTAGATCCAGTCGAAGTTTAA
- a CDS encoding hydroxymethylglutaryl-CoA lyase — MKLKLIECPRDAMQGISEFIPTALKAEYINKLLKVGFDTIDFGSFVSPKAIPQMQDTKEVLKLLDLTSTPSKLLAITANLRGAEDAVQFEEIHYLGFPFSVSETFQRRNTNSTIAESFDTLAQIQSLCMKNGKELVVYLSMGFGNPYGDEWNSDIVSYWADRLNSIGIKTMALSDTIGVSTPDTISYLFSSLRNNHPELEFGVHLHSTPNTQLEKIEAAWQSGCYRFDSALKGYGGCPMAKDELTGNIATESIISFFQKKNIDLGLDLNTWQDAMEFASRIFH; from the coding sequence ATGAAGCTAAAACTCATCGAATGTCCTCGTGATGCAATGCAAGGAATTTCTGAATTTATTCCTACAGCTTTGAAAGCCGAATACATCAATAAACTATTAAAAGTAGGTTTTGACACTATTGATTTTGGCAGTTTTGTTTCACCAAAGGCTATTCCGCAAATGCAGGATACAAAGGAGGTATTGAAACTTCTCGACCTTACTTCTACCCCATCTAAGCTTTTGGCAATAACGGCCAATTTAAGAGGCGCAGAAGACGCCGTGCAGTTTGAGGAGATACATTACCTCGGTTTTCCATTCTCTGTCTCAGAAACGTTCCAAAGAAGAAATACGAACAGCACTATTGCAGAGTCGTTCGATACACTTGCACAAATACAGTCTCTTTGTATGAAAAATGGAAAAGAGTTGGTAGTTTACCTTTCAATGGGGTTTGGAAATCCTTATGGAGATGAATGGAATTCAGACATTGTTTCATATTGGGCTGATCGTTTAAACAGTATAGGAATTAAAACAATGGCCTTGTCTGATACCATTGGTGTTTCTACCCCTGATACCATTTCTTATTTGTTCAGTAGTTTACGTAACAATCATCCTGAACTTGAATTTGGTGTGCACTTGCACTCAACCCCCAATACTCAGCTTGAAAAAATTGAAGCCGCATGGCAATCCGGTTGCTACCGATTTGACTCGGCATTGAAAGGTTACGGAGGCTGTCCAATGGCAAAAGATGAGCTTACAGGAAATATTGCCACAGAAAGCATAATTTCCTTCTTTCAGAAAAAAAACATTGATTTAGGGCTAGATTTAAACACATGGCAAGACGCCATGGAGTTTGCGAGCCGAATTTTTCATTAA
- a CDS encoding glycine zipper domain-containing protein produces MPQSRTRNKHHGYHPHRNHQQQTSLSANPKKDKRSHNNTALFFTAFIGLMGASIGFLVYDSNWMSIIIGALVGGAAGYVIGNYIEKVAHAQRS; encoded by the coding sequence ATGCCTCAAAGTCGCACTCGAAATAAACACCACGGTTACCACCCACACCGAAATCATCAACAGCAAACAAGCTTATCCGCAAATCCTAAAAAAGACAAGCGCAGCCACAATAATACTGCGTTGTTTTTTACCGCTTTTATTGGGCTTATGGGAGCCTCAATAGGATTTTTGGTATACGATTCTAATTGGATGAGTATTATAATTGGAGCACTTGTAGGAGGAGCTGCCGGTTATGTTATTGGTAATTATATTGAAAAAGTAGCGCATGCTCAAAGAAGCTGA
- a CDS encoding acyltransferase family protein, with protein MHKSIKYFPGLSALRFFAAYLVLMHHTETIRKKNGLFNLEELSLFKNGSTAVSFFFVLSGFLISYLLLKEDKEHGDISVRGFYWRRVVRIWPLYFLLVIIGLLLVPLALNIIGFNYDMPYTIAQTWWMYLLFLPFSVNILFGSSLLEPLWSIGVEEWFYIIWAPLMKFFRHHMLRLFWLIIFIKTVLIVGFKFVDIVPGSALDNIYQIIDTLKFEAMAIGGIGAYYVFYGDKPFANWKIFTPSIQLLGFVLITWRLAFHWELVKAGGLLGQLSDLLFNTPVLSNLILYLLFLWLILNISLNPKSWIKLDIKWLNSLGDISYGIYMYQMLVIFGVILLFKNTLHSLAPFISTLIFYGLITAGVLAISYASKFWFEDKFLKLKGKVK; from the coding sequence ATGCACAAATCCATAAAGTATTTTCCCGGTTTAAGCGCACTTCGTTTTTTTGCAGCCTATTTGGTGTTGATGCATCATACAGAAACCATTCGTAAGAAAAATGGCTTGTTTAATTTAGAAGAGCTTTCACTTTTTAAAAACGGGAGTACGGCTGTTTCTTTTTTCTTCGTTTTAAGCGGATTCTTAATCAGCTATTTATTGCTGAAAGAAGATAAGGAACATGGTGACATTAGCGTCAGGGGTTTTTATTGGCGGCGAGTGGTGCGTATTTGGCCACTTTATTTTTTGTTGGTAATAATTGGTTTGTTACTTGTTCCGTTAGCCCTAAATATCATTGGGTTTAATTATGATATGCCATACACGATAGCTCAAACATGGTGGATGTACCTGTTGTTTCTGCCATTTTCGGTTAATATACTATTCGGAAGTAGTTTGTTGGAGCCATTGTGGTCAATAGGGGTGGAGGAGTGGTTTTACATTATTTGGGCGCCATTAATGAAGTTTTTCAGACATCATATGTTAAGACTGTTCTGGTTAATTATTTTTATTAAAACTGTATTGATTGTTGGGTTTAAATTTGTTGATATTGTGCCCGGCTCTGCTCTGGACAATATTTATCAGATAATTGATACCTTAAAGTTTGAGGCTATGGCAATTGGTGGAATAGGTGCATATTATGTGTTTTATGGTGATAAACCTTTTGCTAACTGGAAAATTTTTACACCTTCTATCCAATTGTTAGGTTTTGTATTAATAACATGGCGATTAGCATTTCATTGGGAATTGGTAAAGGCCGGTGGGCTTTTAGGACAATTATCTGACCTATTGTTCAACACTCCAGTTCTTTCAAATCTTATTCTATATCTGTTGTTTTTGTGGTTGATTCTAAATATTTCATTGAACCCAAAATCTTGGATAAAATTGGATATCAAATGGTTAAACTCTTTAGGCGATATTTCGTACGGTATTTATATGTACCAGATGCTGGTGATTTTTGGAGTTATTTTACTATTTAAGAATACATTGCATAGTCTAGCACCTTTCATCTCTACCTTGATTTTTTATGGTTTGATAACCGCAGGAGTATTGGCAATATCGTATGCCTCCAAGTTTTGGTTTGAAGACAAGTTTCTTAAGCTTAAAGGTAAAGTAAAGTAA
- a CDS encoding cation-translocating P-type ATPase, giving the protein MDRIQALPITQQGLNNEEVLASRAKYGRNIVDHKKETSGLIHALKKAASEPMFLFLVASSFIYFILNQKQEGFFLLIAIVLVAAISIHQDYKSSNALAALRKLTSSKATVLRNGKKHEVEIEELVISDLLIIDEGNSIAADGTIIHSNDFSVNESIITGESFPVQKNAEEGNNEVYKGTTVSSGLAIVRITAIGSQTQLDKIGQSIEDIKPEITPLQAQITTFVKKMAIVGIIVFLLICIVNYFEGLSLLQSLLKGLTLAMSILPEEIPVAFTTFMALGAWRLMNLGIVVKQTQTIETLGSSTVICTDKTGTITENRMELARVYCPKTKQVLLPEQFHQTEALTIITTAMWASEPIPFDPMEKSLHSAYQKLTSRDLRKDFKMYHEYPLSGTPPMMTHIFENSLQERIVATKGAVEGVLPSCELSETAIKEILRISRGLSAQGYRVLAVAETIFIGDDFPEIQQSFQFKFIGLVAFFDPPKANIMQTFDSFYKAGINVKIITGDNSETTGAIARLVNFKGIENSINGKELMQLTDVELSERIKTTNLFSRMFPEAKLRIINALKANNEIVAMTGDGVNDGPALKAAHIGIAMGQRGTEIAKKASALILSDDDLGKMVDAVAMGRKIYSNLKKAIQYIISIHIPIILTVALPLFLGWKFPNIFSPIHVIFMELVMGPTCSIIYENEPIEKNLMLQPPRKMTDTFLTLHELSISIFQGLVITTGCFYIYHFALQNNYTENLTRTLVFSTLITSNIFLTLANRSFYYSFLYTFRYKNRFFPLIIAITLIALYLLITQPFLLQLFYFEQPTIDQFSHCAIIGALSIVPFELFKLAKRIKLIR; this is encoded by the coding sequence ATGGATCGGATTCAAGCACTGCCTATTACCCAACAAGGATTAAATAATGAAGAAGTTTTAGCCTCAAGAGCAAAATATGGTAGAAACATTGTTGACCATAAAAAAGAAACATCCGGATTAATACATGCATTAAAGAAAGCTGCCAGTGAACCCATGTTTCTATTTCTGGTCGCCTCCTCATTTATTTATTTCATTTTGAATCAAAAGCAGGAGGGCTTTTTTTTACTTATTGCTATAGTTTTAGTGGCAGCCATTTCAATCCATCAGGACTATAAAAGTAGTAACGCGTTAGCAGCATTAAGAAAACTCACCTCATCAAAAGCAACCGTATTACGAAATGGCAAAAAACATGAAGTTGAAATAGAGGAATTAGTTATTAGTGATTTATTGATAATTGATGAGGGTAATAGTATTGCAGCCGATGGCACCATAATTCACTCTAACGACTTTTCTGTTAACGAGTCCATAATTACCGGAGAATCATTTCCCGTTCAAAAGAATGCAGAGGAAGGAAACAATGAAGTCTACAAAGGTACTACCGTTTCCTCTGGGCTTGCTATTGTGCGGATTACAGCAATTGGAAGTCAAACACAGTTGGATAAAATTGGCCAATCCATAGAAGATATTAAACCCGAAATCACTCCCCTGCAAGCTCAAATAACCACTTTTGTAAAAAAAATGGCTATTGTAGGCATAATTGTGTTTTTACTCATTTGTATTGTCAATTATTTTGAAGGTTTAAGTTTACTGCAGAGTTTATTAAAAGGCCTCACACTTGCCATGTCTATTTTACCTGAAGAAATCCCTGTTGCTTTTACCACATTTATGGCCCTTGGCGCCTGGCGATTAATGAATTTGGGGATTGTGGTTAAGCAAACCCAAACCATTGAAACGCTGGGTTCATCAACTGTAATTTGTACAGATAAAACGGGTACTATTACTGAAAATCGCATGGAACTAGCACGGGTGTACTGTCCCAAAACAAAACAAGTGCTGTTACCGGAACAATTCCATCAAACTGAAGCCTTAACTATAATTACAACAGCAATGTGGGCAAGCGAACCCATTCCATTTGACCCAATGGAAAAGTCGTTGCATTCTGCTTACCAAAAATTAACATCAAGAGATTTGCGAAAGGATTTCAAAATGTATCATGAATATCCTCTTTCAGGTACACCACCGATGATGACACATATTTTTGAAAACTCCTTACAAGAACGCATTGTTGCAACCAAAGGTGCTGTTGAAGGAGTTTTACCATCATGCGAACTTTCGGAAACTGCAATCAAAGAAATACTTCGAATTTCAAGAGGACTTTCAGCGCAAGGTTATCGAGTTTTGGCTGTAGCTGAAACCATTTTTATAGGTGACGATTTCCCTGAAATCCAACAATCATTTCAATTTAAATTTATTGGATTGGTAGCTTTCTTTGACCCTCCTAAAGCCAATATCATGCAAACATTTGACAGTTTTTACAAGGCTGGTATCAACGTAAAAATTATCACGGGAGATAATTCGGAAACAACCGGCGCAATTGCTCGATTAGTGAATTTCAAAGGCATAGAAAACTCCATAAACGGCAAGGAGCTCATGCAATTAACCGACGTGGAATTATCTGAACGCATTAAAACCACCAATCTGTTTAGCAGAATGTTTCCGGAGGCAAAACTACGCATCATTAACGCGCTCAAAGCAAACAATGAAATTGTAGCCATGACTGGTGATGGGGTAAATGACGGACCGGCCTTAAAAGCGGCTCACATTGGAATTGCTATGGGTCAAAGGGGAACTGAAATTGCAAAAAAAGCATCTGCGTTAATTTTATCAGACGATGATTTAGGAAAAATGGTTGATGCTGTCGCTATGGGTCGAAAAATATACAGCAATCTAAAAAAAGCAATTCAGTATATAATTTCCATTCATATTCCCATTATCTTAACGGTTGCACTGCCCTTATTCCTGGGTTGGAAATTCCCGAATATCTTTAGTCCCATACATGTGATTTTTATGGAATTGGTAATGGGGCCTACCTGTTCTATTATCTATGAAAACGAACCGATCGAAAAGAACCTGATGTTGCAACCTCCTCGAAAAATGACAGATACGTTTCTTACTCTTCACGAATTAAGCATCAGTATTTTTCAGGGTTTGGTAATTACTACTGGCTGTTTTTATATTTATCACTTCGCTCTTCAAAACAATTACACTGAAAACCTGACACGTACACTTGTTTTCAGTACATTAATCACTTCCAATATATTTTTAACTCTAGCCAACCGCTCGTTTTACTACTCATTTCTTTATACATTTCGTTATAAGAACAGGTTTTTTCCATTAATTATCGCAATAACGTTAATTGCACTTTACCTGTTAATCACACAACCTTTTTTACTCCAACTATTCTACTTTGAGCAACCAACTATAGATCAGTTTAGCCATTGTGCAATTATCGGGGCTCTATCAATAGTACCTTTTGAGTTATTTAAACTAGCTAAACGTATTAAGTTAATACGCTAG